A single window of Sneathiella limimaris DNA harbors:
- a CDS encoding Ig-like domain-containing protein: MAKTENGIISASANGTVVEVEGGQNILLDVVNPDLVVFSQDGSDLVITNIADGAKIVLDGFFSQATTALPPQLTLADGTVITAQEVTGLVENFDPDAVAPAAGGLPGAGGGAGFGAYFDDGIGDGIGIDGLLDPTELGFGDDDIEEFIGENLVFAEELADQPEFALNEIGLGSFIFDRDFTPSDDSTDGPAFAAALEGESLFDKLVALNNADVDSFLELAGEGAVDFIELANNTDEEQSTGGNGGDVEGTTTISVIGPEGSPVSFDLPSLTVAAGGKVVVLQAEVGGGVETLYLVFDADGNITDAGNLADVGDWPMGSNTSQPLGVLVTWSIDGEVGQLDTFLANGAQFEPASLNENWQGIPAVAAALDIFGDSDTFDGQISKQEDVSEKLFDEYAPVSLQQMVDEGPLGADFFHNIDINNIFARVDNFDSDGAADWTTGQSHTIGLANSGSDMNPQDPYNDDMDPGQPAGPGAAAGEDADSNGQNVILLGDGEDDSAFINDEGVVEGGRGQDFIIGDENDNELDGGAHNDFLDGGAGNDILDGSTGGDVLIDDQGNDILVGGTGTDVLFGRRGAFEDTMYGGGGNEFFVSAKIDSQSESDEIGDEDGATDYSGGDVLVGDELFFGASGNDFMYGGGQNDFPQVRLAAISDSMYGSELESEEDFMRDIIVAGDGHDVIFGDNANLPDYGPGVTYEYWYYLFEPMYYVGPQEFPYFLERMVELNYGGADLIYGGWGNDIILGQGGDDLILAGHGNDIALGGSGDDVIRGNLGYDSLYGGTGDDTMYGGGDSDYMMGMEDDDLMYGGSGYDSMYGGSGADVMYGEGDSDFMYGNSGNDIMSGGEGADFMYGNSGNDIMYGDGGNDAMYGGSGNDLMIGGADNDTMLGENGDDTLYGGIGADSMRGGSENDAMYGGADNDFMMGESGDDTMHGGSGNDSMVGGSGEDLMYGGADNDIMYGGTEDDVMYGGSGADFMVGESGDDQMFGGANNDLMVGGSGNDSLFGGAGSDQMFGNDGDDVMYGQSGMDFMYGNSGNDSMFGGADGDLMYGQSGDDVMYGNSGADFMYGGSGNDSMFGGADDDLMYGQSGDDVMYGNSGADFMYGGSGNDSMFGGADGDLMYGQSDDDVMHGNSGEDTMYGGDENDTMFGGGDNDLMFGEDGSDEMSGGAGNDSMFGGGSRDTMSGNSGDDYIDGGRGADLIYGNSGNDELFGGRGRDTMYGGADDDTMSGDRGSDEMYGGAGLDIMTGGRGSDTMLGGSGNDSMSGDQHNDDMSGGSGDDTLDGNSGSDDVAGNSGDDILRWTMSENAGATDNYNGGSDTDTLELYFTAAEFAAHEAAIAKFSNDVEDFGSGTLTVDGRILNASNIEYVAVHVDGEEVPVLIDDEFTTDEDTDLNEQLTADPNEQDFIPNAQITNFHTPGAVAFTLPLTAVVVNYDASDWVQVGDVWTLDLVDGGDDYGDLIVNATNPEAVTVTLDIPQGDNTIWDPMDTGDTAKIVFKYSADVEGTEDATVTINVNGVNDGPVAADDIVITNSLDPIYVPKSGLLANDTDMEGDDLSVSAVTDPASDYDPNFAVLDGANRIDSLDPASLTAGGSISENIPTEAGEELTLTFTFDPMVFGTSDSIEVWWNGELLDTVSGIFPGETQLQYDVVGADGETDTLLEFRGISNDGTLDPEISGVHISNRDFDYTADDGDATDDAHVDVFYQTGHELQGGDANEIIVGGEEADTIRGGAGDDTILGGEGDDVLIGGEGSDVYMFGYPENEDDGHDEIRGFDEEEDAIDLDAIFDELGVANIEDRADLINMEHVDGDTVITIDGKADFSITVDAVELGETDGAFSSAELLARGIIVSDES, from the coding sequence ATGGCTAAGACAGAAAACGGCATTATCAGTGCAAGCGCCAACGGTACCGTTGTTGAAGTTGAAGGCGGACAGAATATTTTACTGGATGTCGTTAATCCCGACCTTGTGGTCTTTTCACAAGATGGCAGTGATCTGGTTATCACAAACATCGCTGATGGCGCCAAAATCGTCTTAGATGGTTTCTTTTCCCAGGCCACTACAGCTTTGCCACCGCAACTCACATTGGCAGATGGAACTGTAATTACAGCCCAAGAAGTTACTGGCCTTGTCGAAAACTTTGATCCGGATGCTGTTGCTCCTGCTGCGGGTGGTTTGCCTGGTGCTGGCGGTGGTGCTGGTTTTGGAGCCTATTTCGATGATGGTATTGGCGATGGCATTGGCATTGATGGATTGCTCGATCCAACAGAGCTTGGGTTTGGTGACGATGATATTGAAGAGTTCATTGGTGAAAATCTGGTGTTCGCTGAAGAATTGGCCGATCAGCCCGAGTTTGCGCTTAACGAAATTGGCCTAGGTTCTTTTATTTTTGATCGTGATTTCACACCGAGTGACGATTCAACCGATGGGCCTGCTTTTGCGGCGGCCTTGGAAGGGGAAAGCCTCTTTGACAAGTTGGTTGCTCTGAACAATGCCGATGTGGATAGCTTCTTGGAACTTGCAGGTGAAGGTGCTGTTGATTTCATCGAGCTTGCAAACAATACCGATGAAGAGCAATCAACAGGCGGCAATGGTGGTGATGTTGAGGGAACAACGACAATTTCTGTGATTGGTCCTGAAGGTTCACCAGTCTCCTTTGATTTGCCATCACTGACAGTTGCTGCAGGTGGTAAAGTAGTTGTCTTGCAGGCAGAAGTCGGTGGCGGGGTTGAAACCCTCTATCTGGTTTTTGATGCGGATGGCAACATCACGGATGCAGGCAACTTGGCTGACGTTGGCGATTGGCCAATGGGCAGCAACACAAGCCAGCCACTAGGCGTTCTTGTGACTTGGTCTATCGATGGCGAAGTCGGCCAACTTGATACTTTCCTCGCAAATGGTGCTCAGTTTGAGCCTGCTTCCTTGAACGAGAATTGGCAGGGTATTCCTGCAGTTGCCGCTGCTTTGGACATTTTTGGTGATAGCGATACTTTCGATGGCCAGATTTCCAAGCAGGAAGATGTGAGTGAAAAACTCTTTGATGAGTATGCGCCTGTTAGCCTGCAGCAGATGGTGGATGAAGGACCTCTTGGTGCTGACTTCTTCCACAATATCGATATCAATAATATTTTCGCACGTGTAGATAACTTCGATTCAGACGGCGCCGCTGACTGGACAACTGGTCAATCGCACACAATCGGGCTCGCAAATAGTGGTTCAGATATGAACCCACAGGATCCTTACAATGATGATATGGATCCAGGCCAACCAGCCGGACCAGGTGCGGCTGCCGGTGAAGACGCTGACAGTAACGGTCAGAACGTTATTTTGCTGGGCGATGGTGAAGACGACTCAGCCTTTATCAATGATGAGGGTGTTGTTGAAGGCGGTCGTGGGCAAGATTTCATCATTGGTGATGAAAACGACAATGAACTCGACGGCGGTGCCCATAATGACTTCCTCGACGGTGGTGCCGGTAATGATATTCTTGATGGTAGCACTGGTGGCGACGTCCTGATTGATGATCAGGGTAACGATATCTTGGTCGGTGGAACAGGAACAGATGTTCTCTTTGGTCGCCGCGGTGCTTTTGAAGACACCATGTATGGCGGTGGAGGCAATGAGTTCTTTGTTTCTGCAAAGATTGATAGCCAGTCAGAGAGCGATGAAATTGGTGATGAGGACGGTGCAACCGACTATAGCGGTGGTGACGTTCTGGTTGGTGATGAACTTTTCTTTGGCGCTTCCGGTAATGACTTCATGTATGGGGGCGGCCAGAATGACTTCCCTCAAGTGAGATTGGCGGCAATCAGCGATAGCATGTATGGCAGTGAACTTGAGTCCGAAGAAGATTTCATGCGGGACATCATCGTTGCTGGAGATGGCCACGATGTGATCTTTGGTGATAATGCTAATCTTCCTGATTACGGCCCAGGTGTGACTTACGAGTATTGGTATTATCTTTTCGAGCCAATGTATTACGTAGGTCCACAAGAATTCCCTTACTTCCTCGAAAGAATGGTTGAGCTTAACTATGGCGGTGCTGACCTCATTTATGGTGGTTGGGGCAACGATATTATTCTCGGTCAGGGCGGCGACGATCTGATTTTGGCAGGTCATGGCAATGATATTGCGCTAGGTGGTTCCGGCGATGACGTTATTCGCGGTAACCTAGGTTACGATAGCCTTTACGGTGGTACTGGTGACGACACCATGTATGGCGGTGGCGACAGCGACTACATGATGGGCATGGAAGATGACGACCTCATGTATGGCGGTTCCGGTTACGATTCCATGTATGGCGGCTCTGGCGCTGATGTCATGTATGGTGAGGGTGACAGCGACTTCATGTACGGGAACTCCGGCAATGACATTATGTCAGGCGGTGAAGGCGCTGACTTCATGTACGGGAACTCTGGCAACGATATCATGTATGGAGATGGCGGAAACGACGCTATGTATGGCGGATCCGGCAATGACCTGATGATCGGCGGTGCCGACAACGATACCATGCTCGGTGAAAACGGTGATGATACGCTCTATGGTGGCATTGGCGCAGACTCCATGCGTGGCGGTAGCGAAAACGACGCTATGTATGGCGGCGCCGACAATGACTTTATGATGGGCGAAAGCGGCGACGACACCATGCATGGTGGGTCTGGAAATGACTCCATGGTGGGCGGTTCTGGCGAAGATCTCATGTATGGCGGTGCCGATAATGACATCATGTACGGTGGTACAGAAGATGACGTTATGTATGGTGGCTCAGGTGCCGATTTCATGGTCGGCGAGTCCGGTGATGATCAGATGTTTGGGGGCGCTAATAACGATCTCATGGTAGGTGGGTCTGGTAACGACTCCTTATTTGGTGGAGCTGGCTCCGATCAAATGTTCGGTAACGACGGCGATGACGTCATGTACGGCCAATCCGGTATGGATTTCATGTACGGCAACTCCGGCAATGATAGCATGTTCGGCGGCGCTGATGGCGACTTGATGTACGGTCAGTCCGGTGATGACGTTATGTACGGAAATTCCGGTGCCGATTTCATGTATGGCGGTTCTGGTAACGATAGCATGTTCGGCGGTGCCGATGACGACTTGATGTATGGTCAGTCTGGCGATGACGTTATGTACGGAAATTCCGGTGCCGATTTCATGTATGGCGGTTCTGGCAACGATAGCATGTTCGGCGGCGCTGATGGCGACTTGATGTATGGTCAGTCTGACGATGATGTCATGCACGGTAACTCTGGTGAAGATACCATGTATGGCGGTGATGAAAACGACACCATGTTCGGTGGTGGCGATAATGACCTTATGTTCGGTGAAGACGGCTCTGATGAAATGTCAGGCGGAGCTGGCAACGACTCCATGTTTGGTGGTGGTAGCCGCGACACCATGTCTGGCAATTCCGGTGATGATTACATTGATGGCGGACGCGGCGCAGATCTGATTTACGGCAACAGCGGTAATGACGAATTGTTCGGCGGGCGTGGTCGGGATACCATGTATGGAGGAGCTGACGACGACACTATGTCAGGTGATCGCGGTTCTGATGAAATGTACGGTGGCGCTGGTCTTGATATCATGACAGGTGGTCGTGGATCAGACACCATGCTTGGTGGTTCTGGTAACGACTCTATGTCCGGTGATCAGCATAATGACGACATGTCAGGTGGATCCGGTGACGATACTCTGGATGGTAACTCCGGTAGTGATGATGTTGCGGGTAATTCTGGCGATGACATCCTGCGCTGGACAATGTCGGAAAATGCTGGTGCAACTGACAACTACAATGGTGGATCTGATACCGATACGCTTGAGCTTTACTTTACGGCGGCTGAGTTCGCTGCCCATGAAGCTGCAATTGCTAAATTCTCAAACGATGTTGAAGATTTTGGTTCCGGCACATTGACGGTCGACGGCCGCATACTGAATGCAAGCAACATTGAATATGTTGCTGTGCATGTGGATGGCGAGGAAGTTCCTGTTCTGATTGATGATGAATTCACAACAGATGAAGATACGGATCTGAACGAGCAATTGACTGCAGATCCAAACGAGCAGGACTTTATTCCAAACGCTCAGATTACCAATTTCCATACACCTGGTGCGGTAGCCTTTACCTTGCCGTTGACAGCGGTTGTTGTGAATTATGACGCTTCTGACTGGGTACAGGTTGGCGATGTCTGGACACTTGATCTTGTTGACGGTGGTGACGACTATGGTGACTTGATTGTCAATGCGACAAATCCAGAGGCGGTTACTGTCACCCTGGATATCCCACAAGGGGACAACACCATCTGGGATCCAATGGATACTGGTGATACTGCCAAGATTGTCTTCAAGTATTCTGCAGATGTAGAAGGAACTGAGGACGCTACGGTCACCATCAATGTGAACGGCGTCAATGACGGTCCGGTAGCGGCTGATGATATTGTGATTACCAATAGTCTTGATCCAATTTATGTTCCGAAATCAGGTCTTCTGGCAAATGATACGGACATGGAAGGTGATGACCTGAGTGTCAGCGCCGTAACGGATCCGGCGAGTGATTACGATCCAAACTTTGCTGTTCTTGATGGTGCAAACCGGATTGATAGTCTGGATCCAGCAAGCCTGACTGCTGGCGGCTCAATTTCTGAAAATATTCCAACGGAAGCTGGTGAAGAGCTGACCCTGACCTTTACATTTGATCCGATGGTATTTGGAACATCAGACTCTATTGAAGTTTGGTGGAATGGAGAGTTGCTTGATACAGTCTCTGGTATTTTCCCAGGCGAGACACAGCTGCAGTATGATGTCGTCGGTGCCGACGGGGAAACCGACACATTGTTGGAATTCCGGGGTATCTCTAATGACGGAACGCTGGACCCAGAAATTTCAGGCGTTCATATTAGCAACCGGGACTTTGACTATACTGCTGACGATGGCGATGCAACTGACGATGCTCATGTTGATGTCTTCTATCAGACAGGTCATGAGCTTCAAGGTGGTGATGCCAATGAAATTATCGTTGGCGGTGAAGAAGCCGATACAATTCGCGGCGGTGCTGGTGATGATACGATCCTCGGCGGTGAAGGGGATGATGTCCTTATCGGCGGCGAAGGTTCTGATGTCTACATGTTCGGCTATCCGGAAAATGAAGACGATGGTCATGATGAAATCCGTGGTTTTGATGAAGAGGAAGATGCCATTGATCTGGATGCTATTTTCGATGAGCTTGGCGTTGCCAATATCGAGGACCGGGCAGATCTGATCAATATGGAGCATGTTGACGGGGATACAGTTATCACCATCGACGGTAAAGCTGACTTCTCCATCACAGTTGATGCGGTGGAACTTGGCGAAACAGACGGCGCTTTCAGTTCAGCTGAGTTGCTTGCCAGAGGAATTATTGTGAGCGATGAAAGCTGA
- a CDS encoding DUF6460 domain-containing protein: MPNNIGSLIVKLLIGSFLVGWVLTWLEITPLELFEDLTGTIGAIYRWALSTVRWAAEYILLGAVIVLPIWGIVAFLNYLQAKTKRQKRAARKMDE; encoded by the coding sequence ATGCCAAACAATATCGGATCTTTAATTGTTAAACTACTGATTGGGTCATTTCTGGTTGGCTGGGTTTTAACCTGGCTGGAAATTACACCGCTTGAGTTGTTTGAAGATCTGACAGGAACGATAGGTGCAATTTATCGGTGGGCACTTTCGACAGTTAGATGGGCGGCTGAATATATTCTGTTAGGGGCTGTTATTGTCTTGCCAATCTGGGGAATTGTCGCTTTTTTGAATTACTTACAAGCGAAAACCAAGAGGCAGAAGCGGGCCGCTCGGAAAATGGACGAGTAA
- a CDS encoding TraR/DksA family transcriptional regulator produces the protein MTNDPKVKLLEQKARLLAIMESSDTDDDPVELDQTRMGRLSRMDALQGQAMAQETRRRREVELKRIEAALERIASGDYGYCVTCEEKIADKRLELDPSTPTCIDCASK, from the coding sequence TTGACCAATGATCCGAAAGTCAAATTGCTGGAACAAAAAGCAAGGCTACTTGCCATCATGGAGAGTAGTGACACTGATGACGATCCAGTCGAACTCGATCAGACGCGTATGGGGCGCCTGTCCCGTATGGACGCGCTGCAAGGGCAAGCAATGGCTCAAGAAACGCGCAGGCGCAGAGAAGTGGAACTTAAGCGCATTGAGGCCGCATTAGAACGTATTGCATCCGGAGATTATGGATACTGCGTTACCTGTGAAGAAAAAATCGCGGACAAGAGGCTGGAGCTTGATCCCAGCACTCCAACCTGTATCGACTGCGCATCTAAATAG
- a CDS encoding 2-oxoacid:ferredoxin oxidoreductase subunit beta produces the protein MNVIAPKDKMKPADFASDQEVRWCPGCGDYAILKAVQRTLPDLDTPKENYVFVSGIGCSSRFPYYMSTYGFHTIHGRAPAFATGIKLANPELDVWMVTGDGDGFSIGGNHMLHALRRNADMQILLCNNEIYGLTKGQYSPTSETGLKTPSSPTGSVESPLKPCVFALGSGGHFIARGYDTQKTLPEILKRAHAHKGTSLVEILQNCIVYNDAVFDNVLARDVASDRQLHLVHGEPMIFGKDSDKGIRFNPLTFSLEVVTLGQDGITESDLLVHDETNKSLASLIAEMGGDDFPTAFGVIYCNPAATYDENMTKQVEQAKAYDPEPSLDALLRQGHTWEV, from the coding sequence ATGAATGTGATTGCACCCAAAGATAAAATGAAACCTGCGGATTTTGCCTCTGACCAGGAAGTCCGCTGGTGTCCTGGTTGCGGTGACTATGCGATCCTGAAAGCCGTACAACGGACTTTACCGGATCTGGACACACCGAAAGAAAACTATGTTTTTGTTTCTGGTATTGGTTGCTCCTCCCGCTTCCCGTATTACATGTCAACTTACGGCTTTCATACAATCCATGGTCGGGCGCCAGCTTTTGCAACAGGCATCAAGCTTGCAAACCCTGAATTGGATGTCTGGATGGTCACAGGTGATGGCGACGGATTTAGTATTGGTGGGAACCATATGCTCCACGCGCTTCGCCGGAATGCAGACATGCAAATCTTGCTTTGCAATAACGAGATTTATGGTCTGACAAAGGGACAATATTCCCCAACATCCGAGACCGGGTTAAAAACGCCTTCTTCTCCGACCGGTTCAGTGGAAAGCCCATTGAAACCATGTGTGTTTGCTCTTGGTTCCGGTGGACATTTCATTGCCCGCGGTTATGACACTCAAAAGACATTGCCAGAAATCCTGAAACGGGCCCATGCCCATAAAGGAACTTCATTGGTTGAAATTCTGCAAAACTGTATCGTTTATAATGATGCCGTTTTTGACAATGTTCTGGCACGTGACGTGGCCTCTGACCGCCAATTGCATCTGGTCCACGGAGAGCCAATGATCTTTGGCAAAGATAGTGACAAAGGCATTCGCTTTAATCCGTTGACCTTCAGCCTTGAGGTTGTCACGCTCGGTCAGGATGGCATCACTGAATCCGACCTGTTGGTTCACGATGAAACCAATAAGTCTCTTGCAAGTTTGATTGCTGAAATGGGGGGGGATGACTTCCCGACAGCGTTTGGCGTTATCTATTGCAATCCAGCTGCAACGTATGATGAGAACATGACTAAACAAGTTGAACAAGCTAAAGCGTATGACCCAGAACCCTCTCTGGATGCTCTTCTTCGTCAAGGGCACACTTGGGAAGTCTAA
- a CDS encoding 2-oxoacid:acceptor oxidoreductase subunit alpha translates to MSELKAELAAGPESRTALPSVVIRFAGDSGDGIQITGSRFTDTTALAGNDLATFPDFPAEIRAPVGTTFGVSAFQINFGARHIETHGDDPNVLVALNPAALKVNINRLKKGGSIIVDTGSFNSRNLKKAGYDENPLEDGSLSDYNILEVDISRHVLESVKDFGLSQKEGLRCKNFWVLGLVYWIYGRDRTDTVNWLKAKFAKRPEIAEANIAALNAGHVYGEAAELSDSIGLFSVAPAEMKKGLYRTVTGAEALAWGLVAGSELAGLDIFFGSYPITPASPILHSLAKLKQFGVQTFQAEDEIAAICSAIGASYAGALGITSSSGPGIALKGEAIGLAISTELPLVIVNSQRAGPSTGMPTKTEQSDLYQAVYGRNGDAPLAVVAAHGPGDCFEAAIEACRIATKYMTPVMLLTDGYIGNAAEPWLIPSMKDREPFKVTHETNPEDFHPFDRDEKTLARKWAIPGTPGLEHRIGGIEKEDGAGHISYDPANHQRMTDLRRDKILNIANDIPKAKPEQGPETGDLAVVGWGSTFGPISRAVANKLSENKSVAHIHIRHLWPFPANLEELLKGYKKVIVPEMNDGQLKTVLRDQYLLDAIPVTKVTGQPFKISEIEAAIDAALES, encoded by the coding sequence TTGAGTGAATTAAAAGCAGAATTGGCAGCCGGCCCTGAAAGCCGTACTGCCCTCCCATCAGTTGTCATCAGATTTGCTGGCGACTCAGGGGATGGAATCCAGATCACAGGTAGCCGTTTTACGGACACAACTGCATTGGCAGGGAATGATCTGGCAACGTTTCCAGACTTTCCGGCCGAGATCCGGGCACCTGTCGGAACAACCTTTGGTGTCTCCGCTTTCCAAATCAATTTTGGCGCACGACATATCGAAACTCACGGCGATGATCCGAATGTTCTCGTCGCGCTTAATCCCGCAGCGCTCAAAGTGAATATCAACCGCTTGAAAAAAGGCGGTAGCATCATTGTCGACACAGGTTCTTTCAATTCCAGAAACCTGAAAAAAGCGGGCTATGATGAGAATCCACTCGAGGATGGATCCCTTTCTGATTACAACATTTTGGAAGTCGATATTTCCAGGCATGTTTTGGAATCTGTAAAAGACTTTGGCCTTAGCCAAAAAGAAGGCCTGAGATGCAAAAACTTTTGGGTTCTGGGCCTTGTCTATTGGATTTACGGCCGAGACAGGACTGACACTGTTAATTGGTTGAAAGCCAAATTTGCCAAGCGCCCTGAAATCGCTGAGGCCAATATAGCCGCCCTGAATGCCGGCCATGTTTATGGTGAAGCCGCCGAACTATCAGATAGTATAGGTCTTTTCTCAGTTGCTCCTGCGGAAATGAAGAAGGGCCTCTATCGGACCGTAACAGGTGCAGAAGCACTGGCTTGGGGACTTGTTGCTGGATCGGAATTAGCTGGGCTTGATATTTTCTTTGGCTCATACCCAATTACACCCGCCTCACCCATCCTGCACTCACTCGCTAAACTGAAACAGTTTGGGGTTCAGACATTCCAGGCTGAGGACGAAATCGCCGCTATTTGCTCCGCGATTGGAGCCTCTTATGCAGGTGCATTGGGAATCACCTCATCTTCTGGTCCTGGTATCGCCTTGAAAGGTGAAGCAATCGGCCTTGCAATTTCTACAGAATTGCCGTTGGTCATTGTGAACTCCCAGCGTGCAGGTCCATCCACAGGCATGCCAACAAAAACTGAACAATCTGATCTCTATCAGGCAGTTTATGGGCGAAACGGAGACGCACCACTGGCAGTTGTCGCTGCCCATGGTCCGGGCGACTGTTTTGAGGCTGCGATTGAAGCCTGCCGGATTGCCACGAAATATATGACACCTGTTATGCTGCTGACCGACGGATATATCGGCAATGCGGCAGAGCCTTGGTTAATCCCTTCCATGAAAGATCGTGAACCGTTCAAAGTTACTCACGAAACGAACCCGGAAGACTTCCATCCATTTGATCGGGATGAAAAAACACTGGCTCGTAAATGGGCTATTCCTGGAACGCCCGGACTGGAGCACCGGATTGGCGGTATTGAGAAAGAAGACGGTGCAGGTCATATTTCTTATGACCCTGCTAACCATCAGCGGATGACAGATCTTCGTCGTGACAAGATCCTGAATATTGCCAACGACATACCGAAGGCAAAACCTGAACAGGGACCTGAGACCGGTGATCTTGCTGTAGTTGGATGGGGATCAACCTTTGGACCCATCAGTCGCGCTGTTGCGAACAAGCTCAGTGAAAACAAGTCAGTTGCCCATATTCATATACGTCACCTGTGGCCATTCCCAGCTAACCTGGAAGAACTGCTCAAGGGTTACAAGAAAGTCATTGTTCCTGAAATGAATGATGGCCAACTCAAAACTGTCCTTCGGGATCAATATCTGCTGGACGCCATACCGGTGACAAAGGTAACCGGACAACCGTTCAAAATCAGCGAAATCGAAGCTGCGATCGACGCTGCATTGGAGAGTTGA
- a CDS encoding TetR family transcriptional regulator, translated as MTETSSDSPYRSDNRRQELMAAAAHLFNQRGYDATSMRDIAREAGMLAGSMYYHFPSKDDLIIATYEEGTRLITEAVLEAIEAIEDPWERLDKAAIAHMNTLFGGNNFSILLCADISRTSPALRIRLIEIRDSYDKLFSNLIDSLPLPSDVDPTLLRLSLLGSLNWSSSWYRPGGQTPEQIGSFFVRLLRDGLKD; from the coding sequence GTGACTGAAACATCAAGCGATAGTCCTTATCGCAGTGATAACAGGCGCCAGGAATTGATGGCGGCGGCGGCCCATTTATTCAATCAACGGGGATATGACGCGACTTCTATGCGGGATATCGCTCGGGAAGCCGGAATGTTGGCTGGCTCAATGTATTATCACTTCCCTTCAAAAGATGATCTCATCATCGCGACCTACGAGGAAGGAACGCGTCTGATTACTGAAGCGGTTCTAGAAGCGATTGAGGCTATTGAGGATCCGTGGGAGCGCCTTGATAAGGCTGCAATCGCCCATATGAATACCCTTTTTGGCGGAAATAATTTCTCAATCCTCCTTTGCGCAGACATCTCTCGGACTTCACCAGCACTTCGTATTCGACTGATTGAAATTCGGGACAGCTATGACAAGCTCTTTAGCAACCTAATTGACAGCCTCCCCCTGCCCTCAGATGTAGATCCAACCTTACTTCGATTGAGCTTATTAGGATCGCTTAACTGGTCTTCGAGTTGGTACCGGCCAGGTGGTCAGACACCTGAACAAATTGGGTCTTTCTTCGTTCGACTATTGCGTGATGGATTAAAAGACTAA
- a CDS encoding TAXI family TRAP transporter solute-binding subunit, translated as MSDSVLSGGFVQGLAIKDSLLATGNANIEIRPVSDPITRTKSFMEGSADFCICDVDVYYAQEGLLGYDTENSGPSEIRLVLASKTNFAVGLGLSTDIGSKAVSDLRNQPVPWIRKSPQLNAYMTAFLAYGGLTWQDVQQMTYPNFEQARIGYEKGQLSAIIVPLGSSADQQQTAPRRPYQMAKIDPNQKAAWSRLKSAAPYIESSNIFPGIGLTSPYPLLVTSASEDREKVYQLTKLISENLNDLSERVAGGENWHPTWQNFSWILPYHEGAVDYFKELGIWTPQAQIHQEFLVSRQKRLVKSFDDFSKQTPSPKNFAYEWQVYRADALSKPIE; from the coding sequence TTGAGTGATAGCGTCCTTTCCGGAGGGTTTGTGCAGGGCTTGGCGATCAAGGACAGCCTGCTAGCAACAGGCAACGCTAATATCGAGATCCGACCAGTTAGTGATCCTATTACCCGAACAAAATCATTCATGGAGGGATCCGCAGATTTCTGCATCTGTGATGTTGATGTGTACTATGCGCAGGAAGGCTTACTTGGCTATGACACCGAAAATAGTGGTCCCTCTGAAATCAGGCTGGTTTTAGCCTCGAAAACAAATTTTGCAGTTGGTCTTGGACTATCAACAGACATTGGATCTAAAGCAGTTTCAGACCTTCGAAACCAACCTGTTCCGTGGATCAGAAAGTCACCTCAATTAAACGCTTATATGACTGCATTTCTTGCCTATGGCGGACTGACTTGGCAAGACGTTCAGCAAATGACTTACCCTAACTTTGAGCAAGCTAGGATCGGGTATGAAAAAGGTCAATTGTCGGCAATCATCGTTCCCTTGGGATCAAGTGCGGATCAACAACAAACAGCCCCACGCCGTCCGTACCAAATGGCAAAAATCGATCCGAATCAGAAGGCCGCGTGGTCACGATTGAAATCGGCAGCGCCCTATATAGAAAGCTCAAATATATTTCCGGGTATCGGCCTGACCAGTCCTTATCCGCTTCTCGTTACATCTGCATCAGAGGACAGAGAGAAGGTCTACCAACTCACCAAGCTAATCTCTGAAAACTTGAACGACTTATCAGAACGCGTTGCTGGTGGGGAAAACTGGCACCCAACCTGGCAAAACTTTTCATGGATTTTGCCATACCATGAAGGGGCCGTTGACTATTTCAAGGAGCTGGGTATTTGGACCCCGCAAGCGCAAATCCATCAGGAATTCTTAGTAAGCCGACAAAAACGCCTCGTCAAAAGCTTTGACGACTTCTCGAAACAGACACCGTCACCTAAGAATTTCGCATACGAATGGCAAGTTTATCGGGCGGATGCACTTTCCAAACCAATTGAATAG